gtccttcgagagtggtggtatgaccaagagaaatagagacttctatgctaataatatgaagaggtaaagttcgtgtggttgtaggaggtaatctctggatctactggaccgatttggaaaattgttttaccaatagaaagctacgttattttcgagtgtcataggctatgtttgatccgcatattcacacgggaacgggaactacgtaaatgaaagcgccgggcgtcatatagcggaatttctgcgtcttttagaaattttgtattatctccgaaactatttaactaattaacatactataaagggcaaatcttatctccataatatccttgtgattattaaataatttattttaataaggattaaagtttagttgtataaataatgacgtaaacctaagtatataaaattaataatttttaaaacacaaaaagtactatatctgctaatatataggagtaagatatatggtgtcgcggacttttttgtagaactcttaaagatacataaagtctccatacattaatttcaatttttcacaatagttaaggcagcgcatgcgaataagtctgtttaagaggattttcagtccgacctgtatgacaaaaactgtgataactcggctaatatatatgataccaatataaaatatagcctatagcactccccgataatgttgcattctactggtgaaagaatttttaaaatcggaccagtagttccgaagattacctcatttaaaaaatgtgacaaacttacaaacttacaaactttacctctttataatattagtatagatatagatatagatataatcGATTCACTTGCACAGTTTTACTCACAGTACTTTATCATGGCGATACAATTTATGctcatttttatttcaagtgTTTGAAATAATAGTTGACTTTTGACCTGTTGATATGGATAATAAACATCTGCCATCTTCTTTTTTTGTCCGTGTGCGAATCACATTTCTACACAAAGGATTCCGTACCATTATGTATATAATCcttttttagataaaaatacgtatttcagttattttgattttaacacaaaattactaaaccgattttcatgaaagtgAAACGGGACTAATCTGAAAGTATAACAAGAAAGTTTTaaacaagaatttttaaaattggttaataaatgacgaagattgatggtaacaaatattaataaataaaaaaaaaacaaaaaaactcgaCCTGCTCGCACCCACGagtagtcatccgcctcgcgtattttgtatagcaaaTAGCCTCTTGAtgagctcttgaatttgatacccatatcgcaatatacgaaaaaaaaacataggtatatacttacatacatacacgaCACGCACTAAAAACacaacccttcttgcagtcgctaaaaaaaacattggcgTCGAATCGTGAAATCGGTTGGAAAagctgtgatggacctgccagtgcatagctttaagcaatgtgttaaaaaacatttacttagtcgaggttactacaacattgataaATCCCTAATGATAAatatgcttggaggccattggatcagcttccaccttcacacaggaagtaaaactataagaaattgtaatgttgtcatcaattgtaaattacaatgtcgtatgattttttaaaaagagcaactgttgagtttcttgccggtatcttctcagcagaacctgtcttccgaaccggtggtagaatctttacaaatggtcaactgacgtgtcagaGTGTTCGTGTGAagaatgtgcttgtaaactgagcctacttgaaataaacgaattttgattttgaaaggaGACATGCATAAAAATATACGCTCCATACATTTAATAACCCCAAaattgaccctttaaatccctgtagctccgaaagcaatgatcgcagataccctgttacttttacaaaattgctttactattagtatactcttaatttatatacctacaattttaaaaactgtcattatatgtatattaacttGACCTCATCTAAACAACACAGGCCAGCGCTGGCTCTAATCTCAATCATCTTTCTAAACACGCCAACCTggcacaaataaaaatatataataaacttcctaatagtctaaaagagaagccctggacaatatttaaatgtaaaatttataatttattattgaaaaaaagttattatgacattccagattattttatggacatggacattttgtaattgtgattttgtattaatttagttatattttttttctcttcgttcaaatgtatttaattatttaagataattcatacactaATAGAAAAATTTTACTACTCCATAGTACTTTGCATCAGAAGCATCAGCttcaaaaaatagtattaattatatttcttttaaacttaatgtcaatttatttttaatttaattaattaaacaataaacatttgtatacctattaatggtgaaacattgttacctaatacataagaacatcttcgtatagggtaagtccaggatagatgccccacttttcgaaaatgctaaataactccgaattttataatcttagagcattgcgttctttgggagatattaaatatatttcttaatgatctatattatctgaatctTTCTGATAAAGATtgtgtagattttgtgtaaattgtaattttatggacctctaaaaaatgggatagacgcctactgtggcggatagaagacttatcatgaaaaagcttctgaggataggtgccTTAGTGGGGATTGGCGACTTAGATTGAACATTGTAATCggtttgttctgaaatcaaacaactatattattataatcagtctttatggtgttttctataaatttcattttaatttcttggccatctttgtcaaagttatactttagctgtagctttttagcaaactggtatgctaactgacgtattgctgttcggtccagcggaaatccagcttctcccaaaaaacagttttttgttattacagcatgttttcataaaacaaataaaaataaatgctggatatatataatttttttcagtaataattacgccagacagtaactacaatgatatgatgcaatacaatacaaagtaaaagtaattccaatttaaaacaacagtacacatacagtaactttgaaaataagaatTGCTGTTAATGGCAAGActtcgtcttaatattttagatggtatttcttatattctagaaatctgatttacgcctttctctccctttttcatctcttcaaaTGCTGCTAGCATACTGTCTTCGGTCTAGGTTATAGTACGAGGGACAACATcctgtttccttttatatttacgaggcattttgctctcctgcaacaacacaacacttataataaacagtcggggatagttgcccttaggggcatctatcctaataaaaaacggggcaactatactttttgtaggggatagatgcccttatcaataaaaacaaaagttgtgtttcaattactataaaatctatcagtttacataggctaatcttcaatgcaagcagacaaatagaaaaaaaattaaaattataagcgagagaaaaaatacactgttgaaagtacttacgaatcttattttggcgccttttgtcgtctcaccgcggaacatttttactcacacagacgaagctcatgcactccggtcgaaattccccccgacactaaggtttgcagggggaggactcgttacttacagtaaaatttaactcctacagtgctcctaacatagtgaaataaaaatcaagtcatctatcccactggggcatctatcctggaattaccctaactaaatgtaatgtttcttgcaaataaattctaattcttatttttactagttatggtaaaatgtataaaggctcaattttataaatgtgtcATCATGtcaaacctacattttcatgtataaaatatcattcattcattcattcaaatcaaataaaacaaatataacataCAGAAGAATATGTATTATAGTAAGGTAACAAAaaagtatacatatatattataaaggtgctggaatggcgacctccgTTGTATTccgaagtccatgcaagaggccatgtccaggacgtccatcggctgctacctcagaccaattaatgtataggacctgcctcgcttgacgttacttttctgtcaaagtatatgatcaacgatctaatgcgattataaaaactgtctctacagtgtcgatgttaaatagttgtaatcgtgttggtcggttaaagagctccgtaaaaataccttttttgtaattgaatgctgtaaaaaacgggcaaatacttctagtttagtatacgATAtataatctaagctcgttttcttcagaaaatgacagacaattttgttcgtgactgtgagtgcgatacaggtccttctataattagtctgaggctgcTACTGATGAACGCGTCACTGTTCGCCAGGCCACACGACTCCCTCGATCCAGTCCAAGTGGCTGTACACGCGTGTGTACACGGCGGGCCAGGGGACGTGGACACCGCACCACGTGGCTAGCGTCAAGACACCCACAACATGAACGATGCACTTGTCGGAGCGCGACACCACCTGCAGCGGCGAACCGGGGGGTCCCTGCAAACGAATTTGATACTATGACTGATGTAGTGTTTGTAGGCAGTCTGTCATTGGCGCTAGGCCGGAGCGGTCGTGCACTGCTTGACAGTGATATgcttctattatattatagtaaggACGAGGTCCTTCAAATGCCCATTCAGTGACGTCACACCCACAACATGAACGATGCACTTGTCGGAGCGTGACACCAACTGCAGCGGCGAACCGGTGGGGCCCTGCAAACGAATTTGATACTATGACTGATGTAGTGTTTGTGGGCAGTCTGTCATTGGCGCTAGACCGGAGCGGACGTGCACTGCTTGCGATACCAGTGTAGGGATGAGACAGTGATTTGCTTCCTTTATAttatagtaaggacgagggtcctAACAGTGCCTATTCAGTGACGTCACACCCACAACATGAACGATGCACTTGTCAGAGCGCGACACCACCTGCAGCGGCGAACCGGGGGGGCCCTGCAAACGATGGaaacttaaagataaaagcgcttggaggccattggaccagcttccaccttcaaacaaaaagtaaaactataagaaattgtaatgttatcatcaattctaaattgtaataatgtatgattttttaaaaagagcaactgttgagtttcttgccggtttctttttagcagaacctgccttccgaaccggtggtagaatcttcacaaatagtcaattgacgtgtcaaaagtgctgttaaactgagcctacttgaaataaatgatttttgatttaatttgatgtTGATACTTTTACTGATGTAGTGTTTGTGGGCAGTCTGTCATTGGCGCCTACTACTActaatggccaagtgcggaaaaggcccaggaaagaagaagaccAGTGTAGGGATGAGACAGAGATTTgcttctattatattatagttaggACGAGGGTCTTTACAATGCCCATTCAGTGACGTCACGCCGGGGGGCCCTGCAAATGATGTTGATACTATGACTGATGTAGTGTTTTTGGGCAGTTTGTCATTGGCGCTAGACCAGAGCGAACGTGCACTGCTCGCGATACCAGTGTAGGGATGAGACAGTGATTTGTTTCGATTATAttatagtaaggacgagggtcTTTACAATGTCTATTCAGTTACGTCACGCCCACCACGTCGACGATGCACTTGTCGGAGCACCACCAACTACAGCGGCGTACCAGGGGCGCACTGCAAACGATGTTGATACGATGATTATACAAAGCCCTTCAGTGACGTCACGTACAGTTCCAACATGTTTCTGTTACCGGCATTGCTTAGCCAATGTATGGAATACCAAGGGAGTTCTGACAATGCATGaaatattatgaactagcggacccggtcaagcttcgctaaAGACCCTAACCAACTCTCACCCTACACCAActctattggtcgacaatgttaTGTCTTTCTGTCGTCACCAGATATGTAGTAGGCTTGGCTCTGCAAAGACACACTGATGTCACATGCAGAGTCTTGAGCCAAAACAAATGAGTGCAAACATACAAGGGAGGCCTTTCCAAACCTCAACCCACGACTAACAACAAATCTACTTAATCTTAAACATAGCAAACTCAAAACGGTAACGGAACTAATGACAGGGCActgttcactaaataaacacctttcggttctaggtataaccgacagtcctctgtgcagagcatgcatggaggaagaggaaaccccgatacatgttatgcttagatgcagaggtgtatcggAACAACGCGTAGCatacattggatccccagcaacactccatgaggcgttcggcgacctgggcggcttgctaagcttctggagcgagctcggctggctggagtgactccggcggggaccagcaccaaagggttctacgtacaacggccaaccaaaaatggccaagtgcggaaaaggcccaggaaagaagaagaacaaGAAGAAGAATGTAGTAGGCctatactcagaccaattatagaaggacctgtaccGCACTCAtaatcacgaacaaaattgtctgtcattttctgaggaaaacgaacttagatttggtatatatgattttctaaactagaagtttttgcccgttgtttacacaattcaattacacaaaaaggtatttttacggagctctttaaccgacgaacacgattacaaatatctaacatcgattctataaagacagtttttataatcgcattagatcgttgatcatatactttgacagaaaagtaacgtctagcgaggcaggtccaatacaataattagtctgagggccTATAGATTACCGTGCACATGCCGTATGATGCGTTCAGTTTTTCAACGCACAACTGCTCGTCTGAGACTCCCCACCATTCCTGTTGGTACTTCTCAAAAGTTTTGTTGCAGAAGTTTGAATCCAGAAGGCGGAACGGCATCTTCATGAGTGAGTTTAATGCGTCCCATGGCACATCTgatgaagaaaatataatatttaagtgaTATTGTAACTCCTTTTTACAATCctacaaaggacatgtcccaattttgtccTAAAGTTTGGACCTTTATTCAGAGTGTCAACTttgcagaacaaattatttttatcttaaaagaacatatagggcttaaaactcaaaataaaaccatttttgcaacccgcatttttttaattaattgaataaaatattatatttatttcattagctgacaacattaattaagaatttttatcatggcaactaTCGCACgtaaatatcataataattaagaatttttatgatattcgcgtagtagcgttcgtctatggcgtttttaaagcaatttaaggatttttttgtttaatgctttgacaaattgacatttgacaatattacttgacattgacagcttacaccggatatgtaGAGGCTTGCTCCACAGACACGCCGGGCGGATGTTACTGACGAACTATGTTAGTGACAATGATGATACTGATGATACTCACTGATGCCATCGACTACCCAACCCGTGGCAATGGCCTTGCTGTACCCCGGGAAGTCAGGCTTGCTCCACAGACACGCCGGGCGGATGTTACTGACGAACTATGGTAGTGACAATGATGATACTGATGATACTCACTGATGCCATCGACTACCCAACCCGTGGCAATGGCCTTGCTGTACCCCGGGAAGTCAGGCTTGCTCCACAGACACGCCGGGCGGATGTTACTGACGAACTATGTTAGTGACAATGATGATACTGATGATACTCACTGATGCCATCGACTACCCAACCCGTGGCAATGGCCTTGCTGTACCCCGGGAAGTCAGGCTTGCTCCACAGACACGCCGGGCGGATGATACTGACGAACTATGTTAGTGACAATGATGATACTGATGATACTCACTGATGCCATCGACTATCCAACCCGTGGCAATGGCCTTGCTGTACCCCGGGAAGTCAGGCTTGCTCCACAGACACGCCGGGCGGATGTTACTGACGAACTATGTTAGTGACAATGATGATACTGATGATACTCACTGATGCCATCGACTACCCAACCCGTGGCAATGGCCTTGCTGTACCCCGGGAAGTCAGGCTTGCTCCACAGACACGCCGGGCGGATGTTACTGACGAACTATGTTAGTGACAATGATGATACTGATGATACTCACTGATGCCATCGACTACCCAACCCGTGGCAATGGCCTTGCTGTACCCCGGGAAGTCAGGCTTGCTCCACAGACACGCCGGGCGGATGTTACTGATGAACTATGTTAGTGACAATGATGATACTGATGATACTCACTGATGCCATCGACTACCCAACCCGTGGCAATGGCCTTGCTGTACCCCGGGAAGTCAGGTTTGCTCCACAGACACGCCGGGCGGATGTCATCGTTGAAGTCCACGTCCGCTTCCAACTCGAGCAACGCTATGTTGTTGTATATGACAGAAGAATTGTATCCTGGGTACACGTGGATGCTTTTAACTGGCAACTAAAcatcacaaaaaaataacaacttaaAAATCAACGTacccacaaaactaaaaagcgaaattaacaccataatattataatgttctaCCGGCTGAACTtataaactttttcaaaattaatctaacttttcttttttttttattctttacaagttagcccttgactacaatctcacctgatggtaagtgatgatgccgtctaagatggaagcgggctaacttgttaggaggaggatgaaaatccacacccctttcggtttctacacggcatcgtaccggaacgctaaatcgcttggcggtacgtctttgccggtagggtggtaactagccacggccgaagcctcccaccagccagacctggacaaattaagaaaatctcaatctgcccagccggggatcgaacccaggacctccgtcttgtatatccaccgcgcataccactgcgccacggaggccgtctctTACACAACATTAAGATATTTATGCACCAGATTGAAGTACAcatttttaagaataaaaaaccataaaaacaagaaacaagaacaaaagaaattcattaacaaaatcATTAAACTTCGATCATTATATTAACCTACAACTTCAAACTTGGAaaatcaaaggagatggtccatttcaggtccactcttgtaccccgtatcattaaaattcaaaaatacaaggattttattaaaatttattaaagtaaataaatctaactaaagaaaaagaaatgaataaaataaaaacccaagtttttgagttctaTCACGATGGCGCCATAGAGCaattatgacatgacaattgacagcaaacgtcaaatcgattactgcattgaaaacgtcatctatccgccattattacccttattaatgttgcatttcttgggagatattgaatattatttcgaaatagatttgtataatcaaaactagttaaaaaaatacaagtgaaaAAGACAAGTGTCTATATTGTCGATAGGAAAAAGGCGCTGTACACTAcactaacaacaacaacatagaGAATgccacagattaaataaaatttacagcgACAAAAGTATTGCCGCGTAAATCTACCGGGCATACGTATGTCCCATGGCGTTCAAGTGGATTGTATGGTGGATGAATTAAATGAATGCTTTGTGAGAAGTATATTAGAAAGTAACTCTTATAAGTCAAAGTTATCTGGAGTCCACATGAAGTTAAATACAAACTCATGTTGgagaaacttcaaaaaaaaatctaaggtGGCTGTACCGCAAACAGTACGGTTATTATGTTGGCTATTACGTATATCCCACGGTTTTTTTACAAGGTATGCTGGGGTATGACTTACTAGAGGTACAGCGGATTACTTCTTCCGCCTGATTAAGGGGGAATTGTCTAACGCTTCAGTGCTAGAGTTAGTTTCGTTCCATATACCCATccatatatacaaaaaatggGACGTAAATTTAAGCTATTTGTTATTCCAGCATGTAGGTTGGTTGGTTGGCAGCAAACCCGCGAGTCACCTTTTGTTCGCGCGTTGGCATTGCTAAGCGGGGTTTTGGATAGGGATCCGggtttagatttgtttttctcctcgcctgctgaatttcacagaacttttggcagatacgttcaagtaagttaaagaattattttttgggacagcctgtgtagcgcagcaccggttcactcacacttttatttaactaccctataatgattattcttggtatttatcctcttctgtttgttaatctgtttatttatcttcttctgtttgttaataatgttctgtttgttcctaaatattgtattatgcaataataaccagtgcacagtaaaaccaactgtggtttgtgttgcactatggttaggtttaatttaaatgtgttgtttgttgaataataaataaataaataaataagtaatgcaggaattatagatagtttacaCATTAGGTTAAGCCTGTAATGTAAATTGACAAAtcctcaatttttaaaataaaagaaacaactCTCACGTCTCTATCGGTGGCGTTGTCTTGCATGGGGATGTCCAAAGGGCCGAGCCTCACTATCTTCGGCGGCTGTTTGTGACTGTAGGGACCGACCTTGCAGTCTGCGCTGGTCAGCACGAACCGAGAGCTGATGAGGCTGCCTGAACACTCAAACATGTAGTCAGTCCTCCTCAAATAATTCTCCCAGCCCACGGCGGCCTGTGAAACGAgagttttaatgtttattttattttcgtttgatacctatctacctatctattatttttataattaaaggacATCAGGAAGTGCCGCCAGCCGTTGCGC
The DNA window shown above is from Bicyclus anynana chromosome 27, ilBicAnyn1.1, whole genome shotgun sequence and carries:
- the LOC112054401 gene encoding serine protease snake produces the protein MNWFALSIVFLVAVQHGSSLNEGEGCVIRHTDSPGVCTVYTSLQSSGVSLTSVVCVTEGEGCVIRHTDSTGVCTLGSKCLPALNDYQRNGIPPTLCSEQRFPFLVCCTDLTAINQKPVFEKTTRRKRLSERKCDEYSRYMPENTPNCIDDQVIEKAKRGEFPHMAAVGWENYLRRTDYMFECSGSLISSRFVLTSADCKVGPYSHKQPPKIVRLGPLDIPMQDNATDRDLPVKSIHVYPGYNSSVIYNNIALLELEADVDFNDDIRPACLWSKPDFPGYSKAIATGWVVDGISEYHQYHHSRPLPRFVSNIRPACLWSKPDFPGYSKAIATGWVVDGINVPWDALNSLMKMPFRLLDSNFCNKTFEKYQQEWWGVSDEQLCVEKLNASYGMCTGPPGSPLQVVSRSDKCIVHVVGVLTLATWCGVHVPWPAVYTRVYSHLDWIEGVVWPGEQ